Within Corynebacterium timonense, the genomic segment TGTACCACTGCCCCGGCAGCTTCTTCAGCTCGCGGGTGTATTCGCGCAGACGGCGGCGGTACTCGCTGTCCTGGCTGTCGGCGGCGTCCCCGCCGAGGGCCTGCTCCGCTTCCGCGACGGTCATGTCGCCAGTACCGTCGGTGGCTTCTTCCGCGGGCACCTCAGCCGGGGTTTCGACGGGGCCCCCCTCGGAGACCATCTCCTCCTCGGCCTCCTGCTCGCCGTCCTCGCTCGCGTCGTCCGCGTGTGTACCGGCCGACCCTTCGGGGGCTTCCGATTCGTCAGAGTCTTCAGAGTCCTCCGACTCGTCGGAGTCCTCGGCCTGCTCGGCTTCCTTGGCCTCCGGGTCGGTCTCCGGCTGGACGGGCGCACCCTCGCCGACCATTTCGGTTTCGTTGTTCTCGACCTTGGTGGTGTCTTCAGCCATTGCTACTCCTCCGTGTGTTCCTGAATCTGGCCCCAGCCTACAGAGACGTCCGGGGCACTGGGACAAAAAGTATCCCGCCCTCCCCAGTGTCGGGGCGGCGGGATGAACGAACGGTGAACGAGTATAGCTAACGGACGAAAGCTTGCTCAACTACCCAGCTGGCGGCCCAGTCCACGGACCACACGAGGGCGGTGAGGACGATCAGGAAGGCGAACACGATCAGCGTGTAGTTGACCATCTGCTTCCCGGTCGGCCAGATGACCTTGCGCATCTCGCCGACGACCTCGGCGGGGAACGTAACCACGCCCCCACCGGGCGAGTCATCCCCCTCGGGCTCGCGCCGCTCGGGGCGCTTGTCGTCGTAAGACGAGGAGGAGACGGGAGAGGCGCCATGAAGCTGGCGCTTGCCGGTCGGACGCGCCGCGTTCTGTGCGTTGGGGTCTGTCACAGCTCTCCTCGTTACTCAACGTTGTGGCAGGGGCGACAGGACTCGAACCTGCAACCTACGGTTTTGGAGACCGTTGCGCTACCAATTGCGCCACGCCCCTTGGGCACTGCCCTCAGACAGTACGCTAACCCTAGCACGAGCGCCGAGGCGCCCATCGTGGGTGAGTAGCGATGGAGAGAATTGAACTCTCGACACAGCGATTATGAGTCGCTTGCTCTACCACTGAGCTACACCGCCCTGCGTTCGCCGCCGGGGCGACAAACAACAGAGCCCCCTATCAGAATCGAACTGATGACCTTTTCCTTACCATGGAAACGCTCTGCCGACTGAGCTAAGGGGGCACAGCCTCTATGTTGTGGGTCTCACTGTCGTGCAACCCGCTCC encodes:
- the secE gene encoding preprotein translocase subunit SecE, whose amino-acid sequence is MTDPNAQNAARPTGKRQLHGASPVSSSSYDDKRPERREPEGDDSPGGGVVTFPAEVVGEMRKVIWPTGKQMVNYTLIVFAFLIVLTALVWSVDWAASWVVEQAFVR